The window ttatattatattattcttATAGCATCtatttatctttgaaaaagcatcattattcttcttctgggGTCGTTATTAGCGTCACTGTGTCTCCTCTGACAAAGATCATCTCTGATTGCCTCTCCGTGCTCTTCAAATCACCGTCTTCCAATTCATATATCGTCTCCACAGCATCACTTAGTACAATATTACAATGAGAGTCAAAAGCTTGCAACGTGCCGGTCAACGAACGTGCACCACGCAACTTCACGTACACTTTCTCATCtagattcaattttaaaaggTCTAAAGGTGTTTCCAATGACATAGTTGCTCTTTTAGCTTATCTTCGTGTTCTGTGCATTACGTATGATTAAGCTTTTCGTATGATAAATACATATTTCCATGTTTTTTCCTTACATTATAATACTTTTCTACGTTCGTGGCACGtgatttcaagaaatcaGCTTTTGGCGATGTTTTTATTACatacaattgaagaacCCACAACATAAATGCAACTATCTTCAGGACTATTAATGCTGTACCGTTAGACATTCAAATCTAAATGAAGTGTTCTGCAAGTAATGTTGAGGGAGAGCACATGATTGTTATATGAATTTATCGTACTTGTAGGAGAATAGTACTCATAAGATTTTATATAAGGCTGAATAATAATTGGGAATAGAAAAACAAGGAGAGTAAGAGCAATGTTTTGCTTACCATGTAGTTTGAGTTTGTTAAATCCCATTCGCATTTCGAAGTTGAGGGAGAATAGCATCCATTATTTCAGCTATTCTAAGCGACGTCTATCATTGCTAGCGTAGAGTAGGTCTTTCCCTATTGTCTTGCTTGAGAGCATCAATTACCGTTGATTTCATATAACGTATTACTACGTTTGATCTTCTCGTTAACAATATCCATATCCTGGTAAAGTCTCAATCATCTTTGTTCGCACCACTTTAATTATAATgatcatcctcatcaaaATTAAACATAGGCAGTATACCTCCTTTTTTCCATCTTTCCCTCGTTCTTCTCTTTATCAGATTCTGtttttattcaatattattgacGTTACGTACCTTCTTCATAATCGACAATTTTCGGAGTTTTATTTAACTTCAATTATGAACGACTCTGAGGAGAAGAGTGAATGAAGCACAACCTAAGATGAATACAGAGCATGATCTAACAGAAACTGCATTACTTCAATATATTGTTATGCCATCTGTAACAGCCGAGCTAAGGctctttcttttttttgGGAGTGTAATAAATATACTGATATTGTAAAGTATCCCACTAGGCAATGCGAGGGACAATCCGTACACTCAAAGGAAAGAGCAGGAGAAGAGAAGACAAGTATGTAAGTCCTTTAACCCTACGTGGAGATTTGACTAATTGATGCTACCATATTTAGGAACAAGGAGTTGGGTGGGATTTATGAATTGTTTTCACACTACAATCAGTGTCTATGCTCTACCCCTGGCCTTAGTtgagatgaaaaattcagtTATAAGGTTCAGAAAACCTTGATTATTTTTGTTCTgcattcaaataaaatacCCCATTTCAGTATGCTCAATAATGTACCTGAGTCTGATGTGAATGCAATATTACAAACTTATGGAGGTATCGAAAACATCAAGAAACAGATAGCTGGACTCTATCGTCCTGAGAGAAGCTAATTTTTGCCCCCCCCCCACTAATGAATGCAAGTACAGAATGTGTCCCTCCTCcctttattaaaaatgtgAGTTTTCTTAcctttccttctttttaCTTCAGCTCTATATTTgttaaaaaaaatgattcaaAGGTGAATCGCTATACTCTCCAGTATGTTTTGAGATATACGGGTTTCAAATGTGACTCCCACTTAAAAGTGGGATGCTGTGTGAGAACGGTCAAGATGAACTCATACCAGCTGTTCTCAACATGTACATACCTGCATATATTGACTGCTCTTACCTATCTAAACTTaggagaaatatttgaaagcATGTCTGTGAGCCTTATGTTCGAACTTATTCCAAATGGTGTAGTATTTGGTATCAAGCCTGATATCACATACAATATGATTCAAGTCAGTTTCATTTGAAACTGGAGTTTCATCTAGGACCATTAATGATAACACTACTTTGCGAAAAGAAGAGACGACGACATTTGTGACGATAACTGCCATTTTATTTTAGCATGCATGACCACTTGACTGATCCATTTATACATTACCAGAAGCCTATATAATGTTATTAAATACTTTAacatcatttttttttgcaGTTATAGTGCAATATTTTGCTTGGATCCAGAAATTTATCCCATTTTGTAACTTGATTACCTTTACCAGCTATTTCAGATATCAATTTACTGGAggaattttttctttctttgggaagaggaagatgcGGCAGAaatgttgttgtttgtaGCAGTTCATATTGTTAAAACAATATAATTCTTTTTCCCTCCAAGTAACTATACCTTTATATAAAAATTCGTGTATTATCTGAATTAACGATGAGTTACTTGGAAAACATTCTGCGACTATATGGGATTTGCATTTACTTTCAATCGGAAACGAGGTCCCCATATTTCATCTTCCCTTGCCATAATCCTTATATCCGATTTTCGTAGGATATTGGTATACGTTTTTGGTTCTTTACTTGTTATATCGGAGAGTTTCATGGATTTTTAGATGTACTTTCCATTTCCATCCATAGGTCTGGTTCAACTCGTTATTGTAAAATGGTGTACCTTAGGAAAGCATTTCcaataaaaatatactgctataaaatttcttctgtttATTCAGTCTAGCCATTCCCCCTCCCCTACGTTTCTGAAAACCATATTGTAGACAAAAACACATTTTTTGTCTTTGTGCCAGAGGTCACACCAATTTTGGTTCTTTTTAGAGTGTAACGTTATGTATATATTCCATGATCTCCTCATAAAAAGAATACTGTAATGACTGTTGACTTCATAAATGTCCAAACCTTCACATTGCAAGTATTTGGTGCATAGAGTAATAGGTGTCGCAAAGTTTCTAATGACAACTCGGATTGATCTTCCCACTTTGTACCAGTTTCTTATCCTATTAAGCTACTTTTATTCACCTTATTTACtgacatttttttcattgcGCTATACAATTTCAGTGCCCTTCCTTTCTTTCCAGTGACCATTGTCCTTTTTTGTTCAACTTCAATGCAATTTGCTAGAAGCAAGTCTCATACAGATATTCGGTAAACGGCACATCCCCAATTCATTAGTTTGGTACTTCTCTTTTAGGTTATGAGTCGTGTTAGGATTACGAGAGACGGATGCACGCCCAGATGCACCTGCTCAGAGCTGGAGAAACGGAAGCAACTCCAAGAGTGTGCGTCGTTTGAAGAAGAGTGGCGTATTAACGACTACTACAACATCGTGGTCTCTAGGCATCCAGTGCTTTGCAACCTCTTCGACGAAATACATATGCTTTATGACGGTAATAACGAGGacgaaaaggaaaatagAGATGCGACTGAAACTGGAAATGGAGGTACTCTACGATACAAGACGACCGAGGTTTTGATAATACGTGGTCCCTGGAACCGGAACAGGCATTTTCTGTTTATACTTTCTGATGTCAGCAAGTGGGGGCTGGAGAGTGTAGTGGAAAAGAAGATCATTGAAGCTGGTGGATATGAGAGGCTCAACTCTATCCTGGCCAAAGAAGTGCCACCCCTAAAGTCCTATGATCCCAAAATGGATCGAATATATGGAGGAGAGCCTGTCCCATCCAATCAAAATGCTAATCTTCGTATTACAAGTGTCCAATCAGACTGCTCGCTAGGTGAGAACCCACCAGCTGTGATTATGACCGGGACGAACGATATACTAAATTTCCCATTTTGGGACCTTTGGCAGCATTTCTATAAAGAATTGAAGCAGAGGGGTGAGCCTGCGACTGCGTGGCAGTTGCAAAGACTGCTCattcaaacaaatatgCGAGTCAGAAGCAGCTTGGAAGAAATTCCTTATAAAGACCTACCttataaaatatatcaatttttttcgCATTGCAATTTAGATGTCAATATAGATGAATATGCAAGGCTCAAATTATCAGCTATCTATACTTATGGGTTGGGAAGTTATTCTAAAGTTTGGAACGCCATTCCGTGTGGGTCCAAGTTCGAAACGTTGTCAGAGAAGGTAGACGAAGAAGTGGACACAGATGCCGATATTGTCAAAGTTGCCAACACCCTCATGGATGACGAAGGCATCACTGAGACATTGGGACCACCTGTGATGGATGACGAACCTCCAACTAGGCATAGGCATACGCCCACAAAGTCCGATGAGAGCATTTATGCTTCCAGGATCTAATACACGCTCCTCATTGACGTTTAGAAGCGTCTCAAATATATAACAAGAAAGTAAATAATATCCTCGGACATACATGGACATTAGTTGATAAATCTCAGTAATACTAGAACATAAGATATTGTGTCATGACAGGCATCAAAACtgcaaataatgaaaatcGGACATTGAACAGCAATATAGCCAGTTCACAAAGTAATTTCTGGAAGACTATTCTGTTCCTTTAGCCCATCacctctttttcttctttttacTCGATCCGACTCGGCCCGAGTTTCCGATTTCACAAAAGAGGATCTCCGAATGCGAACAATGGCCATTTTTAACCCATTCTCTTTCTCCTCTTTACAGCAGTATAATCCACTCTCCCTTCAGCCGTTGCAACTGTTGGAGTAATACAGAGGTGATTGGACCCTTTTCCccaatgaattaaataCATATAAATACACTGCGTTCGTTTCCTTCTGTCTGTTCCTCGATATTATGATTTCCTGAAAAGGGTGTCTATGATTACGGTCTCTTACTCCGTATGTATAGTTATTGTTAGCCTCAAAAGAGCGATCATCATAGAAACAGCATGTTTCTCGAATCTCATCAAAAATAGGTTTTTCAGGaactttaaaaaataatgagaGCCTGATGGCCAAATAAAACTCTCATTTGGTTCAGATGAATGGGAGGCCAATGCAGTCTTCAATTCTCCCAAGGCAGTGTCAACTGGCTCTTCTCTCCACAAGGTTAAAGGTCTGATCCAAAGTTCCTGAAAAACCTATTTTTGATGAGATTCGAGAAACATGCTGTTTCTATGATGATCGCTCTTTTGAGGCTAACAATAACTATACATACGGAGTAAGAGACCGTAATCATAGCTGGGGAATATATAGATTCTCATTATCAATGACTTCAAGGTTAAGCCCACTCTGGATACTAAAACGTATTGAATGGATAGGTCACCTAGGCTTTTTAGTCTATACGAATGgatctttgaagaaaccaAGAACTCATACGAACTTAAAGATGAGGTAGATGAAATGTATCAAAAGACTAGAAAGTCATTCCAGAGAAGTCGCTGGAATCCAAAGCACTTTGTTGATAAACATCGGATTAAGAGATTTCTGAAAAAGTTAGTCTTCGTGTTCTACTTCTCAAAACAAGTTTACTATATTTTAGAAGATCTTTTGTTTTGTCCAATAGAGGTGACGCCCTAAATGAGTATTTTACTAGTAACATCAAGAACTTCACCCGTATGTATTTCTCATACGAATCGAAAATTCAATCCTTACTGAGAGATATTAATTGTACGGAAGAGGAGGTGCAAGATATCAGAAAATACCTTCAAACTACTGGAGTTGCAACCGGTGTTGTGACGGTTACTGGTgcttttttgaattttgcaCACCCaatctttaata is drawn from Naumovozyma castellii chromosome 10, complete genome and contains these coding sequences:
- the NCAS0J01960 gene encoding uncharacterized protein, which produces MSRVRITRDGCTPRCTCSELEKRKQLQECASFEEEWRINDYYNIVVSRHPVLCNLFDEIHMLYDGNNEDEKENRDATETGNGGTLRYKTTEVLIIRGPWNRNRHFLFILSDVSKWGLESVVEKKIIEAGGYERLNSILAKEVPPLKSYDPKMDRIYGGEPVPSNQNANLRITSVQSDCSLGENPPAVIMTGTNDILNFPFWDLWQHFYKELKQRGEPATAWQLQRLLIQTNMRVRSSLEEIPYKDLPYKIYQFFSHCNLDVNIDEYARLKLSAIYTYGLGSYSKVWNAIPCGSKFETLSEKVDEEVDTDADIVKVANTLMDDEGITETLGPPVMDDEPPTRHRHTPTKSDESIYASRI
- the LSM3 gene encoding U4/U6-U5 snRNP complex subunit LSM3 (ancestral locus Anc_4.319); this translates as MSLETPLDLLKLNLDEKVYVKLRGARSLTGTLQAFDSHCNIVLSDAVETIYELEDGDLKSTERQSEMIFVRGDTVTLITTPEEE